DNA from Rhizobacter sp. J219:
GCGCGTGTCACACGCTCGACCAACGTCGCCACCGGCAGGTCGCGCGGCGCGGCGGGGGCCTGCCACGCCTGCTGCACCGGGTCGACGGCGAGCGTGGCGCCGGTGACGCCCAGCACCACCGCCAGGGCGCCGACCGTGAGGCCCGCCCAGCGGTGGATCGCTTTCCAGCCCATGCAAGCCGCTTACGGAATCTGCAGCGTCACCGACTCGATGTACTGCTTGCCGGCCTGGGGCTTGCCGACGCTGGCCTTGGTGAGCGGGATGCGGACTTCAGACGGGCTGTCCCGCATGTCTTCCGCCGCGGCATCGATCCGGATCTCGTAGCCCGCGTCGATCAGGGCATCGGCCAGATCGGCGGTGACCTTGAGCGTGCGCCCAGCACCCACGCTCGCGCCCGTCACCCCGTCCAGGCGCTTGGCGTCGCGCGCCGAGAGGCGGTTCCAGTCCGACAGGTGCTTGTAGTACTTGGCCTTGCCACCGGCCACCCACAAGGTGCGCACGTAGGCACCTTTTGCGTCGGTCAGGTAGGCCGCGAGGTAGGCACCGTCGCCGCCGTAGTTCTTGAGCTGGGCGCTCAGCGTGACGGTGCGGCCCTGCGCCAGGGCGGGAAGCGCCAGCGCACAGGCGGTGGCCAGCGTGGTCAAGACGGGTTTGGACATGGGAGGTTCCTTCGGGACGGGTCACTCATGCTGGCGGCGCGGTGCGGCGCCCGAGGCAGCGCTCGACGGCTGCAGCGGCCGGGTCGCCCGCGCGGCGTCGTCCCGATCGCGTTCGCGTTCGCGTGCCCGGTCACGCTCGTGGTCGC
Protein-coding regions in this window:
- a CDS encoding DUF2271 domain-containing protein, coding for MSKPVLTTLATACALALPALAQGRTVTLSAQLKNYGGDGAYLAAYLTDAKGAYVRTLWVAGGKAKYYKHLSDWNRLSARDAKRLDGVTGASVGAGRTLKVTADLADALIDAGYEIRIDAAAEDMRDSPSEVRIPLTKASVGKPQAGKQYIESVTLQIP